The following proteins are encoded in a genomic region of Jaculus jaculus isolate mJacJac1 chromosome 21, mJacJac1.mat.Y.cur, whole genome shotgun sequence:
- the Dnajb1 gene encoding dnaJ homolog subfamily B member 1 isoform X1, which translates to MGKDYYQTLGLARGASDEEIKRAYRRQALRYHPDKNKEPGAEEKFKEIAEAYDVLSDPRKRDIFDRYGEEGLKGSGPSGGSSGGANGTSFSYTFHGDPHAMFAEFFGGRNPFDTFFGQRNGEEGMDIDDPFSAFPMGMGGFPNFGRSRSAQEPTRKKQDPPVTHDLRVSLEEVYSGCTKKMKISHKRLNPDGKSIRNEDKILTIEVKRGWKEGTKITFPKEGDQTSNNIPADIVFVLKDKPHNIFKRDGSDVIFPARISLREALCGCTVNVPTLDGRTIPVVFKDVIRPGMRRKVPGEGLPLPKTPEKRGDLVIEFEVVFPERIPPSSKTVLEQALPI; encoded by the exons ATGGGCAAGGACTACTACCAGACGCTGGGCCTGGCCCGCGGCGCGTCCGACGAGGAGATCAAGCGGGCCTACCGGCGCCAGGCGCTGCGCTACCACCCGGACAAGAACAAGGAGCCGGGCGCGGAGGAGAAGTTCAAGGAGATCGCCGAGGCCTACGACGTGCTCAGCGACCCGCGCAAGCGCGACATCTTCGACCGCTACGGGGAGGAAG GCCTGAAGGGCAGTGGCCCCAGTGGCGGGAGCAGCGGCGGCGCTAACGGCACCTCTTTCAGCTACACATTCCACGGAGACCCTCATGCCATGTTCGCCGAGTTCTTCGGCGGCAGGAATCCCTTTGACACCTTTTTTGGGCAACGCAATGGCGAGGAAGGCATGGACATAGATGACCCGTTCTCTGCTTTTCCCATGGGAATGGGCGGCTTCCCCAACTTTGGACGCTCGCGGTCTGCCCAGGAGCCCACCCGGAAGAAACAGGACCCCCCAGTCACCCACGACCTGCGGGTCTCCCTGGAAGAGGTCTACAGCGGCTGTACCAAGAAGATGAAGATCTCCCACAAGCGGCTGAACCCGGACGGAAAGAGCATTCGCAACGAAGACAAGATCCTGACCATTGAAGTGAAGcggggctggaaagaagggaccAAAATCACCTTCCCCAAGGAAGGAGACCAGACCTCCAACAACATTCCCGCGGACATCGTCTTTGTTCTAAAGGACAAGCCGCACAACATCTTTAAGAGAGACGGCTCTGATGTCATCTTCCCTGCCAGGATCAGCCTGAGGGAG GCTCTCTGCGGCTGCACAGTGAACGTCCCCACTCTGGACGGCAGGACCATCCCTGTGGTATTCAAGGATGTCATCAGGCCTGGCATGCGGCGGAAAGTGCCTGGAGAAGGCCTCCCTCTCCCCAAAACACCTGAGAAACGTGGGGACCTCGTCATCGAGTTCGAAGTGGTCTTCCCCGAGCGGATCCCTCCGTCGTCCAAAACAGTCCTGGAGCAGGCTCTTCCCATATAG
- the Dnajb1 gene encoding dnaJ homolog subfamily B member 1 isoform X2: protein MFAEFFGGRNPFDTFFGQRNGEEGMDIDDPFSAFPMGMGGFPNFGRSRSAQEPTRKKQDPPVTHDLRVSLEEVYSGCTKKMKISHKRLNPDGKSIRNEDKILTIEVKRGWKEGTKITFPKEGDQTSNNIPADIVFVLKDKPHNIFKRDGSDVIFPARISLREALCGCTVNVPTLDGRTIPVVFKDVIRPGMRRKVPGEGLPLPKTPEKRGDLVIEFEVVFPERIPPSSKTVLEQALPI from the exons ATGTTCGCCGAGTTCTTCGGCGGCAGGAATCCCTTTGACACCTTTTTTGGGCAACGCAATGGCGAGGAAGGCATGGACATAGATGACCCGTTCTCTGCTTTTCCCATGGGAATGGGCGGCTTCCCCAACTTTGGACGCTCGCGGTCTGCCCAGGAGCCCACCCGGAAGAAACAGGACCCCCCAGTCACCCACGACCTGCGGGTCTCCCTGGAAGAGGTCTACAGCGGCTGTACCAAGAAGATGAAGATCTCCCACAAGCGGCTGAACCCGGACGGAAAGAGCATTCGCAACGAAGACAAGATCCTGACCATTGAAGTGAAGcggggctggaaagaagggaccAAAATCACCTTCCCCAAGGAAGGAGACCAGACCTCCAACAACATTCCCGCGGACATCGTCTTTGTTCTAAAGGACAAGCCGCACAACATCTTTAAGAGAGACGGCTCTGATGTCATCTTCCCTGCCAGGATCAGCCTGAGGGAG GCTCTCTGCGGCTGCACAGTGAACGTCCCCACTCTGGACGGCAGGACCATCCCTGTGGTATTCAAGGATGTCATCAGGCCTGGCATGCGGCGGAAAGTGCCTGGAGAAGGCCTCCCTCTCCCCAAAACACCTGAGAAACGTGGGGACCTCGTCATCGAGTTCGAAGTGGTCTTCCCCGAGCGGATCCCTCCGTCGTCCAAAACAGTCCTGGAGCAGGCTCTTCCCATATAG